A region of Drosophila suzukii chromosome 2L, CBGP_Dsuzu_IsoJpt1.0, whole genome shotgun sequence DNA encodes the following proteins:
- the LOC108009024 gene encoding sodium- and chloride-dependent neutral and basic amino acid transporter B(0+) isoform X1, giving the protein MVSSDGIGLNPFSSNLNRGKWEKPSDYLFACFGLALKMDIFVDTYWFYFDTGISAMLPHFLYMVIYLVPIMVIHSFMGQFSSSGFISAFRLSPCFKGMGYVSVFLTISMLIYYSIFAAVPLLFIINSFRPTLPWSCEGLKSWHNESLGHSTTCNLTMNANTLKIDNETSFELTIFYIPSVLYFQNHFETLKDDRTLYSMDYEVSWHFVGLFALAWAMIAIIFHYFSETAKFGKFIRNMVIGTLVLLLVCFVRFLYLPGVHLGDIIDRNLDADSMAMGATSTFVLVLHAFGAGWGSVIALSSFNGFKTNIMSYSWIISCGQIFIYILFGLVSFMLHHYFYVITDTSFSKIVLSHWLLFLSSASALSSLGWPNMWTFVYYTMLLMAALIVMTTQIFTVLQSLFDEFDELSVRKQEVTFGLIGVLAFSSFFFCTNHGIIHFAALSLDAIFSQTLLHLMLLFVVLWIYGRKRFQRDIEFMLGKQIPSWNIFILRFVAPIILVICLLAAVSVAKHTHFPAVVLWMSIILVGLPILAIPGYGFYYLSQSPGTYRDRLRRICQPTDWYPVEMEYRQQYEEAVGNHEMIHQLFEVTEDVN; this is encoded by the exons ATGGTGTCATCGGATGGGATTGGGCTAAATCCCTTTTCTTCAAATCTAAATCGAGGAAAGTGGGAAAAACCCTCTGACTATTTATTTGCCTGCTTTGGACTAGCTCTCAAAATGGATATATTTGTAGACACTTATTGGTTTTATTTCGATACGGGTA tttCTGCAATGCTGCCGCATTTTTTGTATATGGTGATCTATTTGGTTCCCATTATGGTCATTCACTCATTTATGGGCCAGTTTTCAAGTAGTGGCTTTATCTCCGCCTTTCGCTTATCCCCTTGTTTTAAAG GCATGGGATACGTGAGCGTTTTCCTGACCATCTCCATGCTTATTTACTACAGCATTTTTGCTGCTGTTCCGCTTCTCTTCATTATCAACTCTTTTCGGCCCACTCTACCCTGGAGTTGTGAAGGCTTGAAGTCATGGCACAATGAATCCCTTGGGCACTCGACT ACGTGTAATCTGACAATGAATGCGAACACATTGAAGATCGACAACGAAACAAGCTTTGAATTAACCATTTTTTATATCCCTTCTGTACTCTACTTTCA aaacCATTTTGAAACCTTGAAAGACGATAGAACGCTCTACAGTATGGACTACGAGGTATCCTGGCACTTCGTGGGTCTTTTTGCTCTGGCTTGGGCAATGATTGCCATTATATTCCATTATTTCTCAGAGACCGCCAAGTTTGGAAAATTTATACGTAACATGGTTATTGGGACCCTAGTTCTCCTTTTAGTGTGTTTTGTGCGGTTTTTATATCTTCCAGGAGTACATTTGGGAGACATAATAGATAGGAATCTTGATGCAGATAGCATGGCTATGGGAGCTACGTCGACATTTGTCTTGGTTCTACATGCGTTTGGAGCTGGCTGGGGCAGCGTGATAGCCCTCTCCAGTTTTAATGGCTTCAAGACCAACATAATGTCATATAGTTGGATTATTTCCTGCGGACAGAtcttcatttatattttgtttggcTTGGTTTCCTTTATGCTACACCACTACTTCTATG TGATCACAGATACTTCCTTTAGCAAAATTGTTTTGAGTCATTGGCTGTTGTTTTTGTCTAGTGCTTCTGCCTTGTCTTCATTGGGTTGGCCAAACATGTGGACTTTTGTTTACTATACTATGTTATTAATGGCAGCTCTTATTGTGATG ACGACACAAATATTTACTGTCCTGCAAAGTTTGTTTGATGAGTTTGATGAACTTAGTGTGAGAAAACAGGAGGTAACCTTTGGCCTTATTGGTGTCCTTGCATTTAgttcgtttttcttttgcacAAAT CATGGCATAATACATTTTGCCGCGTTGAGTCTTGATGCTATTTTCTCACAAACTCTACTTCATTTAATGCTCCTTTTTGTGGTTTTGTGGATATACGGCCGAAAACGTTTCCAGCGGGATATTGAGTTCATGTTGGGTAAACAGATTCCCTCCTGGAACATATTTATTCTCCGCTTCGTGGCTCCAATCATTTTGGTCATTTGTCTG CTGGCTGCTGTGTCCGTTGCGAAGCACACCCACTTCCCAGCAGTGGTCCTCTGGATGTCCATTATACTGGTGGGGCTACCCATTCTGGCCATTCCTGGCTATGGATTCTACTACCTTTCCCAGAGCCCTGGCACCTATCGCGACCGCTTGAGACGCATCTGTCAACCTACCGATTGGTACCCGGTTGAGATGGAGTACCGCCAGCAGTACGAGGAAGCTGTAGGAAACCATGAGATGATCCACCAGCTTTTCGAGGTTACCGAGGATGTGAACTAA
- the LOC108009024 gene encoding sodium- and chloride-dependent glycine transporter 2 isoform X2, producing the protein MVSSDGIGLNPFSSNLNRGKWEKPSDYLFACFGLALKMDIFVDTYWFYFDTGSMGYVSVFLTISMLIYYSIFAAVPLLFIINSFRPTLPWSCEGLKSWHNESLGHSTTCNLTMNANTLKIDNETSFELTIFYIPSVLYFQNHFETLKDDRTLYSMDYEVSWHFVGLFALAWAMIAIIFHYFSETAKFGKFIRNMVIGTLVLLLVCFVRFLYLPGVHLGDIIDRNLDADSMAMGATSTFVLVLHAFGAGWGSVIALSSFNGFKTNIMSYSWIISCGQIFIYILFGLVSFMLHHYFYVITDTSFSKIVLSHWLLFLSSASALSSLGWPNMWTFVYYTMLLMAALIVMTTQIFTVLQSLFDEFDELSVRKQEVTFGLIGVLAFSSFFFCTNHGIIHFAALSLDAIFSQTLLHLMLLFVVLWIYGRKRFQRDIEFMLGKQIPSWNIFILRFVAPIILVICLLAAVSVAKHTHFPAVVLWMSIILVGLPILAIPGYGFYYLSQSPGTYRDRLRRICQPTDWYPVEMEYRQQYEEAVGNHEMIHQLFEVTEDVN; encoded by the exons ATGGTGTCATCGGATGGGATTGGGCTAAATCCCTTTTCTTCAAATCTAAATCGAGGAAAGTGGGAAAAACCCTCTGACTATTTATTTGCCTGCTTTGGACTAGCTCTCAAAATGGATATATTTGTAGACACTTATTGGTTTTATTTCGATACGGGTA GCATGGGATACGTGAGCGTTTTCCTGACCATCTCCATGCTTATTTACTACAGCATTTTTGCTGCTGTTCCGCTTCTCTTCATTATCAACTCTTTTCGGCCCACTCTACCCTGGAGTTGTGAAGGCTTGAAGTCATGGCACAATGAATCCCTTGGGCACTCGACT ACGTGTAATCTGACAATGAATGCGAACACATTGAAGATCGACAACGAAACAAGCTTTGAATTAACCATTTTTTATATCCCTTCTGTACTCTACTTTCA aaacCATTTTGAAACCTTGAAAGACGATAGAACGCTCTACAGTATGGACTACGAGGTATCCTGGCACTTCGTGGGTCTTTTTGCTCTGGCTTGGGCAATGATTGCCATTATATTCCATTATTTCTCAGAGACCGCCAAGTTTGGAAAATTTATACGTAACATGGTTATTGGGACCCTAGTTCTCCTTTTAGTGTGTTTTGTGCGGTTTTTATATCTTCCAGGAGTACATTTGGGAGACATAATAGATAGGAATCTTGATGCAGATAGCATGGCTATGGGAGCTACGTCGACATTTGTCTTGGTTCTACATGCGTTTGGAGCTGGCTGGGGCAGCGTGATAGCCCTCTCCAGTTTTAATGGCTTCAAGACCAACATAATGTCATATAGTTGGATTATTTCCTGCGGACAGAtcttcatttatattttgtttggcTTGGTTTCCTTTATGCTACACCACTACTTCTATG TGATCACAGATACTTCCTTTAGCAAAATTGTTTTGAGTCATTGGCTGTTGTTTTTGTCTAGTGCTTCTGCCTTGTCTTCATTGGGTTGGCCAAACATGTGGACTTTTGTTTACTATACTATGTTATTAATGGCAGCTCTTATTGTGATG ACGACACAAATATTTACTGTCCTGCAAAGTTTGTTTGATGAGTTTGATGAACTTAGTGTGAGAAAACAGGAGGTAACCTTTGGCCTTATTGGTGTCCTTGCATTTAgttcgtttttcttttgcacAAAT CATGGCATAATACATTTTGCCGCGTTGAGTCTTGATGCTATTTTCTCACAAACTCTACTTCATTTAATGCTCCTTTTTGTGGTTTTGTGGATATACGGCCGAAAACGTTTCCAGCGGGATATTGAGTTCATGTTGGGTAAACAGATTCCCTCCTGGAACATATTTATTCTCCGCTTCGTGGCTCCAATCATTTTGGTCATTTGTCTG CTGGCTGCTGTGTCCGTTGCGAAGCACACCCACTTCCCAGCAGTGGTCCTCTGGATGTCCATTATACTGGTGGGGCTACCCATTCTGGCCATTCCTGGCTATGGATTCTACTACCTTTCCCAGAGCCCTGGCACCTATCGCGACCGCTTGAGACGCATCTGTCAACCTACCGATTGGTACCCGGTTGAGATGGAGTACCGCCAGCAGTACGAGGAAGCTGTAGGAAACCATGAGATGATCCACCAGCTTTTCGAGGTTACCGAGGATGTGAACTAA
- the LOC108008654 gene encoding sodium- and chloride-dependent glycine transporter 1-like isoform X2, with product MVHGTGQKPFSSDLNRGKWERPTDYIFACLGLALKLDVFDFSYSLHYELGVLGVLIYFVYMVICLAPIIFVHSFIGQFSSSAFISAFRLSPFFKGMGYVSVFLSLSMLIYYSAYAAIPLLFIINSLRPTLPWSCEGLKSWFNETSGRLTICNGTNNGMYLKIQNYTDKMELNVPSVLYFFHQYERLRDNGNPNTKDDYELSWHFVSLFALVWAVIAFVFYKFPETAKFGKFIRYMVIGTLILLLVCFVRFLFLPGGLSWMDRYATPKSSDWFESFYSTFLIAMQAFGAGWGSVIALSSFNGFKTDIMSYSWIISFGQIFIYIMFGLVSFMVEHYFIELSEASDKIEVVNLWVMVLSSASALSTLSWPNLWTIIYYATLLMAAIILITTQIFTVLQSLFDEFEELRVRKREVTFGLIADSIISNSLLHLLLLLVVLWIYGRERLQRDIEFMLGQPISSWKIFILRFIAQIFFLIFLPMEINNSLLNHSWVTLEFHVICLILIWLPILAIPGYGIYYLSQSTGTFFNRFRRTCRPTEWYPVKMEYRQKYEEGIETLETTHHLSY from the exons ATGGTTCATGGCACTGGCCAAAAGCCCTTTTCCTCCGATCTAAATCGGGGGAAGTGGGAAAGACCTACGGACTATATATTTGCTTGCCTTGGATTAGCTCTAAAGTTGgatgtctttgatttttcatattctttgcACTACGAATTGGGCG TTCTTGGAGTATTAATATACTTTGTGTATATGGTAATTTGTTTGGCTCCAATCATATTCGTTCATTCCTTCATTGGCCAGTTCTCCAGCAGCGCCTTTATATCTGCTTTTCGCCTGTCTCCTTTTTTCAAAG gcATGGGATACGTCAGCGTTTTCCTGAGTTTGTCAATGCTCATTTATTATAGCGCTTACGCTGCTATTCcgcttttgtttataataaaCTCTTTGCGACCCACTCTACCTTGGAGTTGTGAAGGCTTAAAATCTTGGTTTAATGAGACCTCTGGACGATTGACA ATATGCAATGGGACAAATAATGGGATGTacttaaaaattcaaaactacACAGATAAGATGGAACTTAATGTACCTTCCGtgctttatttttt CCATCAATATGAACGTTTGCGAGATAATGGAAATCCAAATACTAAGGATGACTATGAACTATCCTGGCATTTTGTTAGCCTCTTCGCTCTAGTTTGGGCCGTGATCGCATtcgttttttataaatttccGGAGACGGCGAagtttggaaaatttattagATACATGGTCATTGGGACACTGATTCTGCTTTTAGTGTGCTTTGTGCGCTTTCTCTTTCTTCCAGGAGGTCTTTCGTGGATGGACAGATATGCAACTCCAAAATCAAGTGATTGGTTCGAAAGTTTCTATTCAACGTTTCTCATTGCTATGCAGGCGTTTGGAGCTGGCTGGGGCAGTGTGATAGCCCTGTCCAGTTTTAATGGGTTCAAAACCGACATAATGTCGTACAGTTGGATTATATCCTTTGGGCAAATCTTTATTTACATTATGTTTGGCTTGGTTTCCTTCATGGTGGAACACTACTTCATAG AGCTTTCTGAAGCTTCAGATAAAATAGAAGTAGTCAACCTTTGGGTGATGGTTTTGTCTAGTGCCAGTGCTTTGTCCACCTTGAGCTGGCCAAACTTGTGGACTATCATTTACTATGCTACGTTACTAATGGCTGCTATCATTTTGATA ACGACGCAAATATTCACAGTCTTACAAAGTTTGTTTGATGAGTTTGAAGAACTTAGAGTGAGAAAACGGGAGGTTACGTTTGGCCTTATTG CTGATTCCATTATCTCAAATAGTTTGCTCCACCTGCTCCTCCTTTTGGTGGTTTTGTGGATCTACGGTCGAGAACGTCTCCAGCGGGATATTGAGTTTATGTTAGGTCAACCGATTTCCTCCTGGAAGATTTTTATACTGCGCTTCATagctcaaattttttttctgatttttctg CCGATGGAAATAAATAACTCCTTACTTAATCACTCTTGGGTAACACTAGAGTTTCACGTGATTTGCCTTATTTTGATATGGCTACCTATTCTGGCAATACCTGGCTACGGAATTTATTACCTTTCTCAGAGCACTGGAACATTTTTCAATCGCTTCAGACGCACCTGTCGACCCACCGAGTGGTATCCGGTTAAGATGGAGTACCGCCAGAAGTACGAGGAAGGTATAGAAACCCTAGAAACGACCCACCATCTATCTTACTGA
- the LOC108008654 gene encoding sodium- and chloride-dependent glycine transporter 1-like isoform X1, translating to MVHGTGQKPFSSDLNRGKWERPTDYIFACLGLALKLDVFDFSYSLHYELGVLGVLIYFVYMVICLAPIIFVHSFIGQFSSSAFISAFRLSPFFKGMGYVSVFLSLSMLIYYSAYAAIPLLFIINSLRPTLPWSCEGLKSWFNETSGRLTICNGTNNGMYLKIQNYTDKMELNVPSVLYFFHQYERLRDNGNPNTKDDYELSWHFVSLFALVWAVIAFVFYKFPETAKFGKFIRYMVIGTLILLLVCFVRFLFLPGGLSWMDRYATPKSSDWFESFYSTFLIAMQAFGAGWGSVIALSSFNGFKTDIMSYSWIISFGQIFIYIMFGLVSFMVEHYFIELSEASDKIEVVNLWVMVLSSASALSTLSWPNLWTIIYYATLLMAAIILITTQIFTVLQSLFDEFEELRVRKREVTFGLIGGLAVCSIFVCTNHGIVFFFTFLADSIISNSLLHLLLLLVVLWIYGRERLQRDIEFMLGQPISSWKIFILRFIAQIFFLIFLPMEINNSLLNHSWVTLEFHVICLILIWLPILAIPGYGIYYLSQSTGTFFNRFRRTCRPTEWYPVKMEYRQKYEEGIETLETTHHLSY from the exons ATGGTTCATGGCACTGGCCAAAAGCCCTTTTCCTCCGATCTAAATCGGGGGAAGTGGGAAAGACCTACGGACTATATATTTGCTTGCCTTGGATTAGCTCTAAAGTTGgatgtctttgatttttcatattctttgcACTACGAATTGGGCG TTCTTGGAGTATTAATATACTTTGTGTATATGGTAATTTGTTTGGCTCCAATCATATTCGTTCATTCCTTCATTGGCCAGTTCTCCAGCAGCGCCTTTATATCTGCTTTTCGCCTGTCTCCTTTTTTCAAAG gcATGGGATACGTCAGCGTTTTCCTGAGTTTGTCAATGCTCATTTATTATAGCGCTTACGCTGCTATTCcgcttttgtttataataaaCTCTTTGCGACCCACTCTACCTTGGAGTTGTGAAGGCTTAAAATCTTGGTTTAATGAGACCTCTGGACGATTGACA ATATGCAATGGGACAAATAATGGGATGTacttaaaaattcaaaactacACAGATAAGATGGAACTTAATGTACCTTCCGtgctttatttttt CCATCAATATGAACGTTTGCGAGATAATGGAAATCCAAATACTAAGGATGACTATGAACTATCCTGGCATTTTGTTAGCCTCTTCGCTCTAGTTTGGGCCGTGATCGCATtcgttttttataaatttccGGAGACGGCGAagtttggaaaatttattagATACATGGTCATTGGGACACTGATTCTGCTTTTAGTGTGCTTTGTGCGCTTTCTCTTTCTTCCAGGAGGTCTTTCGTGGATGGACAGATATGCAACTCCAAAATCAAGTGATTGGTTCGAAAGTTTCTATTCAACGTTTCTCATTGCTATGCAGGCGTTTGGAGCTGGCTGGGGCAGTGTGATAGCCCTGTCCAGTTTTAATGGGTTCAAAACCGACATAATGTCGTACAGTTGGATTATATCCTTTGGGCAAATCTTTATTTACATTATGTTTGGCTTGGTTTCCTTCATGGTGGAACACTACTTCATAG AGCTTTCTGAAGCTTCAGATAAAATAGAAGTAGTCAACCTTTGGGTGATGGTTTTGTCTAGTGCCAGTGCTTTGTCCACCTTGAGCTGGCCAAACTTGTGGACTATCATTTACTATGCTACGTTACTAATGGCTGCTATCATTTTGATA ACGACGCAAATATTCACAGTCTTACAAAGTTTGTTTGATGAGTTTGAAGAACTTAGAGTGAGAAAACGGGAGGTTACGTTTGGCCTTATTGGTGGGCTTGCAGTCTGTTCCATTTTTGTTTGCACAAAT CATGgtattgttttctttttcactTTCTTAGCTGATTCCATTATCTCAAATAGTTTGCTCCACCTGCTCCTCCTTTTGGTGGTTTTGTGGATCTACGGTCGAGAACGTCTCCAGCGGGATATTGAGTTTATGTTAGGTCAACCGATTTCCTCCTGGAAGATTTTTATACTGCGCTTCATagctcaaattttttttctgatttttctg CCGATGGAAATAAATAACTCCTTACTTAATCACTCTTGGGTAACACTAGAGTTTCACGTGATTTGCCTTATTTTGATATGGCTACCTATTCTGGCAATACCTGGCTACGGAATTTATTACCTTTCTCAGAGCACTGGAACATTTTTCAATCGCTTCAGACGCACCTGTCGACCCACCGAGTGGTATCCGGTTAAGATGGAGTACCGCCAGAAGTACGAGGAAGGTATAGAAACCCTAGAAACGACCCACCATCTATCTTACTGA